The Chryseobacterium aureum genome contains a region encoding:
- a CDS encoding glycerophosphodiester phosphodiesterase family protein: protein MKNFILGLAVLSTVMMKAQTQIIAHRGYFQAQPPTTENSLRSLENAQKLKIYGSEFDVRMTKDGVLVINHDEHHGNMEISDTAFKDLEAVKLSNGENFPTLKEYLKQGKKDKSLKLIVEIKPAKTPEIENEITQKTIRMIKDMKLESQSEFISFSLNICKEIKKLAPAFKVQYLNGELSPEQIKKEGLDGMDYHYSVFQKNPAWIAEAKALGLITNAWTVNDVAVFDELKKQGIGFVTTNIPDQLKDK from the coding sequence ATGAAAAATTTTATCTTAGGGTTAGCAGTTTTAAGTACAGTTATGATGAAAGCACAAACCCAAATTATTGCCCACAGAGGGTATTTCCAGGCTCAGCCTCCTACAACAGAAAATTCACTTCGATCTTTGGAAAATGCCCAGAAGCTGAAAATATACGGGTCTGAATTTGATGTAAGAATGACAAAAGATGGCGTATTGGTGATCAATCATGATGAGCATCACGGTAATATGGAAATTTCAGACACTGCCTTCAAAGACCTGGAAGCTGTGAAATTATCCAACGGGGAAAATTTTCCTACTTTAAAAGAGTATTTAAAACAGGGGAAAAAAGATAAATCCCTGAAGCTGATCGTGGAAATCAAGCCGGCCAAAACACCGGAAATTGAAAATGAAATCACTCAGAAGACGATCAGAATGATCAAAGATATGAAGCTGGAATCTCAGAGTGAGTTTATCTCTTTCAGCCTGAATATCTGTAAAGAGATCAAAAAACTGGCTCCTGCTTTTAAAGTGCAGTACCTGAATGGTGAACTTTCCCCCGAACAGATCAAAAAGGAAGGTTTGGACGGAATGGATTACCACTACAGCGTTTTCCAGAAAAATCCGGCCTGGATTGCCGAAGCAAAGGCTTTAGGACTAATCACCAATGCCTGGACAGTGAATGATGTTGCCGTTTTCGATGAGCTGAAAAAGCAGGGAATCGGGTTTGTAACCACCAATATTCCTGATCAGTTAAAGGATAAATAA
- a CDS encoding TonB-dependent receptor, giving the protein MKKVKIVLGLLFLGLGTMAYAQTTQASIVGKVTGPGSTAQEKVKVTIVNESTGFRTETETNSKGEYIFKEIPLGGPYTVIVNDDKKEGYNVNFGDQVTVNMDLGNEKHIEEVKITGNLKNKIGNLGAATAISAKNISMLPVNGRNFANLAELSPLSGKGGNLSGQLGSSTNFTIDGMTAKNPTSAGATTSRSGAPFSISIEAVREFKITTNQYDVTLGRSGGGTVSAVTKSGTNKFSGSAWEYLRTNWLSSPYDIRGNKRDNDFSTSQFGFSLGGPIIKNKLHFFAAWDHQLDSRPLVIADIKSPDDEKRFNTTTQTLNQFLDIARAKYGVGSSPQFGTFDKVRNSDAAFLRLDWQINEKNLLTLRNNFTYDLNKNGLGDNTNINFFESYGNDKNLDNSLLLTLRSNLKSNLTNELKAQYLYTFQDSYQNNQLGKPVPRAIVEGVASSAGSTNIQIGGHRFAQESFRNNVFQVVDNLYYNTDKVKYTFGADLMYTTAKSVYGSEVNGRFHFQGMSNFDAMTPYRFYREVPLMADPSVRSNIWNIGVYGQFQTKVAKGLDLMAGLRLDYGGYPKAEFNQKLFDEMGIRTDNKIKSFVIQPRFQFDWNINEGNKDFLKFGAGIFSSDINNYMIINNLVFDGKHLATVDVNPTAIGLTPDFNSYRNDYGSVPSLSQYQIPTINYTGKDAKIPIVYKANMSYTHFFNERFRAGIAGYMALGRNNYYYYDRNMVANPFFTLSNEGGRGVFIPTTAITNNANNSVSFDWKAGRINKNFGRVLELVSDGKVNQFSFVIDTSYRYWKDGEITASYTWSDIKDNTSYNGNVANSATLSTMIQSDPRDLRMTYSDNQFRNKVVIYGNSPTIAGFTLGIRYSGIGGTRFSATTGGNINGDFVDSNDLAFIFPNLTKAILDDPQVGQALKDYINEYNGKIAERNGGKNGFYGVWDVRVAKKIKFDKVGAFELSVDIFNVANLLNKEWGVNKSYGNTSLYKVTKFNKDTMQYEYTKNVSGGGLVPLSGNPYQIQIGAKYSF; this is encoded by the coding sequence ATGAAAAAAGTAAAGATTGTACTGGGATTATTGTTTTTAGGGCTTGGGACAATGGCATATGCACAGACCACGCAGGCTTCTATTGTAGGGAAAGTTACCGGGCCGGGAAGTACGGCTCAGGAAAAAGTGAAAGTAACGATTGTGAATGAATCCACAGGATTCAGAACGGAAACTGAAACGAACTCAAAAGGGGAGTATATTTTTAAAGAGATTCCTCTGGGAGGCCCTTACACAGTCATTGTAAACGATGATAAAAAAGAAGGCTACAATGTCAACTTCGGTGATCAGGTGACCGTGAATATGGATCTGGGAAATGAGAAACATATTGAAGAAGTAAAGATTACCGGAAACCTTAAAAACAAGATCGGGAACCTGGGAGCGGCTACCGCTATTTCTGCCAAAAACATCAGCATGCTTCCGGTGAACGGACGAAACTTTGCCAATCTTGCCGAATTGTCGCCGTTAAGCGGAAAAGGAGGAAACCTTTCCGGGCAGCTGGGATCTTCCACCAATTTTACAATTGATGGAATGACGGCCAAAAACCCTACCTCTGCAGGAGCGACAACCAGCCGCAGCGGTGCCCCTTTCTCAATCTCCATTGAAGCGGTACGTGAATTCAAAATTACCACCAACCAATATGATGTGACATTGGGAAGAAGCGGTGGTGGAACTGTAAGTGCCGTTACCAAATCAGGAACCAATAAGTTTTCCGGAAGTGCATGGGAGTATTTAAGAACCAACTGGCTTTCCAGCCCATATGATATCAGGGGAAACAAAAGAGATAATGATTTCTCTACGTCGCAGTTCGGATTTTCATTGGGAGGGCCTATTATTAAAAATAAACTGCATTTCTTCGCAGCATGGGATCATCAGCTGGATTCAAGACCCTTGGTGATTGCGGATATCAAGTCTCCGGATGATGAGAAGAGGTTCAATACGACTACGCAGACGCTTAATCAGTTTCTGGATATTGCAAGAGCCAAGTATGGGGTAGGCAGCAGCCCGCAATTCGGAACGTTTGACAAAGTGAGAAATTCTGATGCTGCATTTTTGCGTTTAGACTGGCAGATCAATGAAAAAAACCTATTAACATTAAGAAATAACTTTACGTACGACCTTAATAAAAACGGTCTTGGTGACAATACCAATATCAACTTCTTTGAATCTTATGGAAATGATAAAAACCTGGATAACAGTTTATTGTTAACCTTAAGATCCAACCTGAAATCTAACCTCACCAACGAATTAAAGGCTCAGTACCTGTACACCTTTCAGGACAGTTACCAGAACAATCAGTTAGGAAAACCTGTACCGAGAGCCATTGTTGAAGGAGTGGCTTCAAGTGCGGGATCTACCAATATCCAGATCGGGGGACACCGTTTTGCGCAGGAAAGCTTCAGAAATAATGTATTCCAGGTAGTAGATAACTTATATTACAATACAGATAAGGTAAAATATACATTCGGAGCAGATTTAATGTATACAACTGCAAAATCCGTGTATGGAAGTGAAGTGAACGGAAGATTCCATTTTCAGGGAATGAGTAATTTCGATGCGATGACGCCTTACAGATTCTACAGAGAAGTTCCTCTGATGGCAGATCCGTCTGTAAGATCAAATATCTGGAATATCGGAGTGTATGGTCAGTTTCAGACTAAAGTGGCAAAAGGTCTTGACTTAATGGCTGGTTTAAGATTAGACTACGGCGGCTATCCGAAAGCGGAATTCAACCAGAAATTATTTGATGAAATGGGAATCCGAACAGATAATAAAATCAAATCATTCGTTATTCAGCCAAGATTTCAGTTTGACTGGAACATCAATGAAGGAAATAAGGACTTCCTGAAGTTTGGTGCCGGAATTTTCTCTTCCGATATCAACAACTATATGATCATCAATAACCTTGTATTCGATGGGAAGCACCTTGCTACAGTGGATGTAAATCCTACAGCAATTGGTCTTACTCCTGATTTTAACAGCTACAGAAATGATTATGGATCAGTTCCGTCACTTTCCCAGTACCAGATTCCAACCATTAACTATACAGGGAAAGATGCAAAAATTCCAATCGTTTATAAAGCAAATATGTCCTATACCCATTTCTTCAATGAAAGATTCAGAGCAGGAATTGCAGGATACATGGCTTTAGGTAGAAATAATTACTATTATTATGACAGAAACATGGTAGCCAATCCTTTCTTTACATTATCGAATGAAGGGGGAAGAGGTGTATTCATTCCTACAACTGCCATTACCAATAACGCCAATAACAGTGTAAGTTTCGACTGGAAAGCAGGAAGAATCAATAAAAATTTTGGTAGAGTACTGGAGTTGGTAAGTGATGGTAAAGTCAATCAGTTTTCATTTGTAATCGATACAAGTTACCGTTACTGGAAGGATGGAGAAATCACAGCAAGCTACACATGGTCTGACATCAAAGACAATACTTCATACAACGGAAACGTTGCCAATTCCGCTACATTGTCTACCATGATACAAAGTGACCCAAGAGATTTAAGAATGACCTATTCTGACAATCAGTTCCGTAATAAAGTAGTGATCTATGGTAACTCTCCTACCATTGCCGGATTTACTTTAGGAATCAGATATTCAGGAATCGGGGGAACGCGCTTCTCTGCTACTACAGGAGGAAATATCAACGGAGACTTCGTAGATTCCAATGATCTTGCTTTTATCTTCCCGAATCTTACCAAAGCTATTCTGGACGATCCTCAGGTAGGACAGGCGCTGAAAGATTATATCAACGAGTACAACGGTAAAATTGCTGAGCGTAACGGAGGTAAAAACGGATTCTATGGTGTTTGGGATGTACGTGTAGCGAAGAAAATAAAATTTGATAAAGTAGGTGCTTTTGAACTTTCTGTCGATATCTTCAACGTAGCCAACCTTCTTAACAAAGAATGGGGCGTAAACAAATCATACGGCAATACTTCTTTGTATAAAGTAACTAAGTTTAACAAGGATACCATGCAGTACGAATACACGAAAAACGTGAGTGGAGGAGGTTTGGTTCCTCTATCCGGAAATCCATACCAGATTCAGATCGGAGCGAAGTATTCTTTCTAA
- the ligA gene encoding NAD-dependent DNA ligase LigA, whose product MSENIQQKIEQLRKELHQHNENYYLLDTPTISDFEFDMLLEELQNLEAQYPEFYDENSPTVRVGGGVTKVFPTIQHKFRMYSLDNSYDFDDLEDWEKRIIKTIDDPVEFVAELKYDGASISILYENGKLAQAVTRGDGFQGDEITPNVRTISDIPLTLKGDFPNHFFMRGEIYLTRKNFDKLNVLREEEGLDPFMNPRNTASGSLKMQDSAEVRKRGLSSVLYQFISDEVPAETHWELLQKAKSWGFKTSQQAKLCKTMAEVQEFITFWDTERHNLPFEIDGIVLKVNSLQQQRQLGYTAKSPRWAMAYKFKAEKVETELQSVSYQVGRTGAITPVANLKPVLLAGTIVKRASLHNEDIIKKLDLHENDFVYVEKGGEIIPKIVGVNTDKRTEESKEIEYIRNCPECGTELVKIEDQAIHFCPNELHCPPQVVGRMIHYVSRKALNIDNLGSETIEQLYRERLIENPADFYVLTKEQLLPLERMAEKSAQNIITGIEKSKEVPFEKVLYGIGIKHVGETVAKKLVKNFPTIEELKNATVEELCQVEDIGAKIAVSIVEFFQNSENVLMIERLKSYGVQLEKGESTNEVLSNVLEGKTFLFTGKLSLFTRESAEEMVEKHGGKNISAVSKNLNYLVVGEKAGSKLKKAQDIGTIHILDEQQFLDLIEKQ is encoded by the coding sequence ATGTCTGAAAACATTCAACAAAAGATAGAACAGCTCCGCAAAGAGCTTCACCAGCATAACGAAAACTATTACCTACTGGATACTCCTACCATCTCGGATTTCGAATTCGATATGCTTCTGGAAGAGCTCCAGAATCTGGAAGCCCAATACCCGGAATTTTATGATGAAAATTCTCCTACAGTACGTGTAGGCGGTGGTGTTACTAAGGTTTTCCCTACTATTCAGCATAAATTCAGAATGTATTCTCTTGACAATTCTTATGATTTTGACGATCTGGAAGACTGGGAAAAAAGAATCATCAAAACCATTGATGATCCGGTAGAATTTGTTGCTGAACTGAAATATGACGGTGCTTCTATTTCTATTCTTTATGAAAACGGAAAGCTGGCTCAGGCAGTTACCCGTGGTGACGGTTTTCAGGGCGATGAGATTACTCCGAACGTACGTACCATTTCAGATATTCCTTTGACTTTAAAGGGCGATTTCCCAAACCATTTTTTCATGCGTGGAGAAATTTATCTGACCCGAAAAAACTTTGATAAACTTAATGTACTGCGTGAGGAAGAAGGTCTTGATCCCTTCATGAATCCAAGAAATACAGCCAGCGGAAGTTTGAAAATGCAGGACAGTGCTGAGGTGAGAAAGCGCGGACTGTCTTCTGTACTGTACCAGTTTATCTCGGATGAAGTGCCTGCAGAAACGCACTGGGAATTGCTTCAGAAGGCCAAGAGCTGGGGCTTCAAGACATCACAGCAGGCCAAATTATGCAAAACAATGGCTGAAGTACAGGAATTTATCACGTTCTGGGATACAGAACGTCATAACCTTCCTTTTGAAATTGACGGTATTGTTTTAAAAGTGAATTCATTACAGCAGCAGAGACAGCTTGGTTATACAGCCAAATCTCCACGTTGGGCAATGGCTTATAAATTTAAAGCAGAAAAGGTAGAAACAGAGCTCCAGAGCGTTTCTTATCAGGTGGGAAGAACAGGGGCTATTACTCCGGTTGCAAACCTTAAGCCTGTTTTACTGGCCGGAACAATTGTAAAACGAGCCTCCTTACATAACGAAGATATTATCAAAAAGCTTGATCTTCATGAGAATGACTTTGTCTATGTAGAAAAAGGAGGTGAAATTATTCCTAAAATTGTAGGGGTAAACACAGATAAAAGAACAGAAGAAAGCAAAGAAATTGAATACATCAGAAACTGTCCGGAATGTGGTACTGAACTGGTAAAAATTGAAGATCAGGCCATTCATTTCTGTCCGAACGAGCTTCACTGCCCGCCACAGGTGGTAGGAAGAATGATTCATTATGTTTCCCGAAAAGCGTTGAATATTGATAATCTCGGAAGTGAAACCATTGAACAGCTGTACAGAGAGAGACTGATTGAAAATCCTGCTGACTTTTACGTTTTAACAAAAGAACAGCTTCTTCCATTGGAAAGAATGGCTGAAAAGTCAGCTCAGAATATCATCACAGGGATCGAGAAATCCAAAGAAGTTCCTTTTGAAAAAGTCTTGTACGGCATCGGAATTAAGCATGTGGGAGAAACGGTTGCTAAGAAACTGGTCAAAAACTTTCCAACCATTGAAGAACTAAAAAATGCTACGGTTGAGGAGCTTTGCCAGGTAGAAGATATCGGGGCTAAGATTGCGGTAAGTATTGTTGAGTTTTTCCAGAATTCAGAAAACGTACTGATGATAGAGCGTTTAAAATCATACGGTGTACAGCTTGAAAAAGGAGAAAGCACGAATGAAGTTTTATCCAACGTTCTGGAAGGCAAAACTTTCCTTTTTACCGGAAAATTATCATTATTCACCAGAGAGTCTGCCGAGGAAATGGTGGAAAAACATGGCGGGAAAAACATTTCTGCCGTTTCGAAAAACCTCAACTATCTTGTGGTAGGTGAAAAAGCAGGAAGCAAGCTGAAAAAAGCTCAGGATATCGGAACAATCCATATTCTGGATGAACAGCAGTTCCTGGATCTGATTGAGAAACAATAA